The genomic region TCGATATGTTGCGGCTAAATTACATATCATCTAAAAAATAGAAATGATTAATCATGATAAATAGCGAAACGTATATATACTATCGATATGTAGTATATCATGATAAATCATGACAGAACACTACTACAACAACAACATAAATCTTAGTAAATTTGCCGGAATGTTGACCGCCTTTGCAGCTGCAATGATGGTATACTATTCACTCATGGCATGATTTATATCCTGCCATGAGAAACTTTTAATTACAATAATTTCTTTCCTCCAAACCCATTTTGGCCAAACTGGGAACTTAAAAAAAACTAATATGTTTTTGTAACTATGTTAATTCATAATCATATCTGATCATCTGAAAGACCATAGAACTTCTTATAATCATCAATTGCTTTTCTAGCTTGCTTCGGATACCTTTCAAGCATACAAGTAAGGAATTCATCCCGTGAAGTGAACTCCTTCATCTGATTGATTATCTTTCTTGCATATTCCTTTGAGATAGGGTTCTGTTTCTGAATCTCAAAAGTTAGACAAAGTGCATCCTGTGGGAAATATTTCCTGCGGATGTATGGTGCTACGGATCCCAGCAGTACATCATGGTCAAGTCTGCTAAAAGCCGGAACACCTATGCTTTTAAGCCGATTGACACCGGTTAAAGCCTCAAGATTTTCTGCAGAGTAGGAATGAATCTCAATGTAGACCTCCGGTTTAAGCTCTTCTACAGCTTCAATGATAGGAATGCCAATTTCTGAAAAATACCTGTCATCCAGTGTTGAGATATAAGTACCATTATTTACAAGCGGAATTACTGCAAGTGTACCTTTTTGCGGAGCTTCTATATTCTCAAGAATATCGGAGGTATCTCTCCATTCCTCACCATGCAGGCCTGCGACAAATAACCTGACAGGTTTTCCTTCTCCAAGTATCCTGTATGACATATTCTCAACTCATTTTTGGCATTTTGGATTATTTTCTAACATTATGTGCGGTTTTCTGTGCGATTATGTATATCTCCTGCCTCTCCGATTCCAGGACATCAAGTATCTTTACGCCAAGAGATTCAACCTTAGCAAGTATGGGTTTACTGTTCTTCTCTTTTCCCATTTTGATGACCTGAAGCAACTTACCGTTGTCCCTGAGCAGCGGTAACACTCTTTCAAGGGCTGCCAGAGAATCCATTGGCTCAAGCGTCATATCACTGAGAATCACATCAACATGCTCAGGTGACATTTCATTAAGAGGAATCTGGAACACATCACCAAACATCACGGTGACATTTTCCTTTTCATTTACAACTTTGCCAAGTTCATAGTCAAAGTCCCTGCTGAACTCCACTCCTTTTACTGATAAGGCTATCTCAGATGCCATCATCAGGAATCCCCCTGCACTGGACCCCAGATCTAGTACACGATCTCCCGGAGATATCACACCTGTTGCATCCTGAATTCTCTTTAGCTTGAAGTAGCCCCGGGGCATATCCAGACCTTCATCGACATCAATCTCAGAATCTGCACTGATGTCCTTTGAGGGTTTTTTGATGACTGTGCCATCAACCCTGACACTCCCGTTGAGTATGGCAGTCTTGGCTCGTCCTCGCGACTTAAAGAGTCCTGTTTCCACAAGATATGTATCCAGTCTCATGGTTCAATTAATAAGGAAACGTACTATTTATATTATAGTTCCACATTGAACGAAAAGTTTCACAAAAGATGCGTTTCTCAGGAACGATACAATGATAAAGAAATTCACCTCCCTCTTCCCGGTATGGGCTATTCTGCTTTCAGTTGTGGCTTTCATCTATCCTTCCATTTTTTCACCATACAAAAGTGCCATAACCCCGCTTCTGGGAGTTGTGATGTTTGGCATGGGCATCACCCTTTCTGCAAATGATTTCCTGCTGGTGCTCAAAAGACCAAAAGTCATTGTGCTCGGAACCGCATTGCAATATATTCTGATGCCACTTCTCGCATTCATAATTTCATACTTACTAAATCTCCCTCTTGAGATTATGGCAGGAATGGTGCTACTTGGAGCCTGCCCCGGTGGAACTGCATCAAATGTGATATGCTATCTTGCAAAAGGAGACGTAGCTCTGTCAATCACACTTACATCGGTTTCCACACTACTTGCATTCATCCTGACACCTGCACTCACATGGCTTTACATCGGACAGGCAGTGCCTGTTGCAGTTGGTAGTATGATGCTGAGTATCGTTAAAATAGTACTTGTGCCCGTGGCACTTGGAATTATCCTGAACACATTCTTTGATAAACATATCGAGCGTTTCAGGCATGCATTCCCTGCATTATCTGTAGCCACAATCGTGTTCATCATTGCAATAATAATCGCCCTGAACAAAGACAGCATCCTCGTTGCCGGAAAACTGGTGATAGTTGCTGTCATCCTTCACAATGGATTCGGGCTTGCCAGTGGTTATGTGCTTTCAAAGAAACTGGGACTTGATGAAAAAGATGCAAGAACAATTGCAATTGAGGTCGGAATGCAGAATTCCGGGCTGAGCGTTGCACTTGCAGTGAAATATTTTTCTGCGCTGGCGGGTCTTCCGGGTGCTCTGTTTAGTATATGGCATAATATATCGGGATCGTTTTTGGCATATAGGTTTAGTAAGTGAGTTTAATTTTTTAAAAACAGGAATTTAAGGATAGGAAACGAACAGTTAAATTCGTTTCCTGAAAATTGAATATCCTACAATTCCACCTATCAGCAAAATAGACAATGATCCAATTGCTATCCAGTTTTTGATAGTACTAGTCTGTTCTGCAGGTACTTCATTTACATCAGAAGTATCATCTATTGTAGATTTTGTTGCTTTTAGTTCATCTTCAACTGTAACTTTCTCAGCAGAAGTACCTACGATTGCAAATGGTGAAAATCCAGGAGTACTTGCCTCAAAATGAACGTATTTATCATCTTCACCTATTTTCTGGGTGTCAAGATAACTCCATTCATCATCAGAATACCTACACAATCTGATAGTAGTCTCAGCAATATCATAATCTTTAATCCACTCTTTCTCAACTTTGAATCCAACAACCGAATTGGCAATATTATCTGAACTTGAAAATCCAGATTTTCCAACCCATATATTGACATTGCAGTAAACTGTATCCGGTGCATTCTCATTCACAAGTGCAGACTTTCCGTTCAGCATCTCAATTGTAGAGAATATCTTGCCCCAGTTCCTTGAAGCCTCGAAATTGATGTATTCGATGGCATTTAACTCATTATTAAATTCATAAGAGGTTACACCACCTTTTGATACAAATTCAGAGAGAACATCCTTGTAAGCAATGTTCTCAAATTCTTCACCGGTGGTTCCACCGCCTCCACCACTGCCGCCGCCTGAAGAACTAGTAGTAGTTGTAGATGAGCCTGCATCTGATTCTTCATCTTCTTCCGGAATGATTACTTCATTGTCTATAGACGAATTTCCCTGTACTATAAAAGGATAATATCTTACAGTACTACTATTAGCTACTCTTAACTTTATATTGTCAGTTATGTTAACTACAGCACCCTTTGATAGGAAAATTGAATCTTCATTTTTCATAACAATTGAATGAGCCGAGTAGCTGGTAATTTCCATATTATTGAAACTACCCCCATCTCTAAATGTTACGAACTGATCCGATATTTGGAACGAACCTTCAACGAAGACACCTTTCTTTTCTCCAGAAACAATGATGTCTTTGAAATGAACTGCTATTAGTGGCACATTTGTATTGTTGCCAATATCGAGTGAATATGTGTAATCGCTAGAGGAGGAAACTATGCCATTATCAAGTTCCTCTCCATCTTTTGTAAGACTTAAAAATATTTCATTGGTGCTTGTATTAATTTCAGTAATATCAAGCACATAGTTTTCCTCAAGAATTAGGGATGAATCAGAATAAATCAAAAAACTATCATCATCGTCTATGAGTAGCTTAGAAAGACAACCGTGTGACAACAAACTTACTTCATCAAGACCATCAATATCTGTGTCATCTGTATAACCTGCAAAGTATTTCTCTGCCATAAAGCCTATTATCTGGAATTCTCCCCAGTCTGAATGTTCGAACTCTATAGATGCGGGTGTACTTGTATAAATGAGGTCACCATCATCGATGTTTCTGCCAGATATATCTGTTAATTCAAGAGTTTCTGTCTGAATACCTTCATCGATATCATAGTAGAAACCTTCGAAGTTAAGAGGAGTCCATGTAAGAAGAGTATCATCCTCAGAAACTGTACCACGGAGTTCGTATGTCTCATTTTCAGATATATTCAATGATGGAGCAAACCTAAGGTCATAATCATCAGCAACTATGAGATATATATTATTCATCAGGTTTATTATACCTCCTCTATATAGAGAGATACTATCCTCATTTTCCATTTCAATCAAGTCAGAACTTATGGAGGTTAATTCCATGTTACCATATGTATTTCCGTCGTAAAGTTCCAAGTAATCTTCAGATATTTGGAATACACCTTCTATAATAACACCGGATAATCCATTATCAGTAAATATTCCATTAAGATGGACAGCAATTGTTGCAACATCGTCAACATCACCAAGGTCAACCTTATAGACATAATCATCATTGCTTGAAACTATGGCACTATCAAGGTTGATATTGCCTTTGGAAAGAACGACATATACACTATTCCCTTTCTCATCGACCTCAACTATATTAAGTGAGTAACCATTTTCAAGTTTAAGAGAAGAAGATTCATTAACAGTTTTCTGTCCATCATTATCAATTAGAATCCTCGATAACTGACCTGATGACAGCATACTTACTTTTTCAACATCATCAATTTCAGTTTCATCGGTGTATCCTGCAAAGTACGTTTCCGCCATGAAAGAGATTAATTGACATGATCCCCAGTCATTATGTTCAAAATCAGTTTCTATAGGTCTAGTCTGGTAAACAATATCCCCCTCTCCAAGAGAACGGTTTATATTGTGAATAGTCATGGTTTCGGAACTGAGTCCTGAGTCAAGATCATAGAAAAAGCCAGAAAAACTTCTTGCATCCCAAGTGTAGATTGTAGATTGTCCAGCGTTTTCATCCCAAATTCTGTTACCAGTGTAATGGGTCTGTGGATAAACTGCGATGGTTGTGACATCAGAATTACCTTCTCCATCACTGTTTGTCACTTTAAGAGTTACATCATAGGAACCGATTGAAGCAAATGTGTATACTGGGTTTTGATCAGTTGAATCAATGATACCGTCATTGTCAAAATCCCAGCACCATGCTGTAGGACTATTTGCTGAAGTATCAGTAAATTCAACAGTGAGAGGAACAGTGCCTTCTACAACATCCGTAGTGAATGAAGCAACAGGAAGATTTGATACTGGTTCATTAACTGTTATGGTCTGAATGGCAATATCGGATTTACTTCCATTAAATACTGTTAAGGAAACACTGTAAGTACCCACATTGGTAAAAACATGAATTGGGTTCTTGTCAGTTGAAATGGATCCATCTCCAAAATCCCATTCATATGCATCAGCATTGATAGAGATGTCAGTGAAAGCTACAGACAAAGGAGTGTAACCGGAAGTTACATTTGAACTGAATGAAGCAACAGGCATCACATCTCCAGTACTCCATGATGCAAGTGGGAGATAATCGATATTATACATGGACCCATATAAAGAATACCTTATATCACAGATACCATCACCGTCCGCATCAGTGCATCTCTGACTGAATCCCTTACCATCAGGCCTTGCCCAGTAGTTGCCTCCAAGATAGGGGCCACCAACGATATTAGTGCCTGCGGTTTTATTAACATTCCATTCATTGATGGTGGGACAATAGGATAAGGGTTCATAAATTCTGTAGTTTGCGGTGTTTTTAAAGAAATTGTTATAGATTATGTTGTCTAGGGAAGAATACACATAGATGCCGTACTCACCGTTGTTTGATACTGAGTTGTCCACTATCTTATTATAAAAGGAACTATACAACTTTATTCCATTGTTTGCATTGTTGGAAGCGATATTTCCTTTCAGCATGTTGTTATTACTGGTATAAAACAGGTATATACCGTCTTCTGAATTGTCTACTGCTCTGTTATTCACAAGTATGTTGTCACTGGAAGAACTTAGCTCGATACCATCAGAATTGTCTTTTGCCGTATTGTTCACAAGTGTGTTATCGTTGGAGTCAACTAGAATTATACCCCAATAACTATTGCTTGTTGCAATGTTGTCTGTTAGTGTGTTGTTAGTAGAATGATAGATACGTATGCCGAACTTGTTGTTTGCTGCTATGTTGTTTGTGAGCGTGATGTTGGTGGAATAGTACGGAATTATACCGTCGTAACTATTGTTCGCTACATTGTTATGTGTCACTATGTTGTTTCTGCAAGAATCCAGATAGATGCCCCATGTATTGTTTACTGCATTGACATTTGTCACCGTGTTGTTGGAGGAATCCAAATATATCCCTGCTTTGGAATGCCCTGTAAACCCACTTACATAAAAACCATCTATTGTCACTCCATCAGCAGTGACATTAAAAACATGATTATCTGCAGATGCAGCAATAACATGCGTAAGCTCGGCTCCGTCTGTTGACATGATATTCAGTTGTTTTGCCACATCAACGTTCTCATGATATGTACCAGGATAAACGAGGATAGTATCACCTGAATTTGCATTGTTAATTGCATCCTGTATTAAAGAATAATTTCCATTTTCAGCACTTACAGTCAAAACAGCTGCATCAACGGGATTTTGCATTAAAATAAAGAAAGTCAAAATAAGAATAGTAACAATTGAGACGTTTTTTAAAAATTTCATTAACTGTACCACCATTACGAAATAGTTTTGCAAAATATAAAAGTACATCGGAATAGATTTTATGCGGTTTGAAATGTTATCCTCAAAATACCCAAAATATATTCATATAACAGATTGTGTGAAATGACAATTGATCGATGACAAAACAAGTTTATACAATGCAAACCGATGCTTCTCCCACATGGTGATGATTTGTTAAAGGCTGTAATATTCGATATGGATGGCGTGCTTGTTGATTCTATGTCAGATCATGCGGAAGCTGTCCAGCATATTTTTGATGAAATTGGCGTTGAAATGGATAAGCAGGATATCTTCGAGAGAGAAGGAGAGAGAACCGTTGACATAGTGAGATTCCTTCTTCAGAAAGGAAGCGCAGACGCATCACAATTTGACATATCGGATATCGTAGAGAGATATATTGAAGAATTTAACAGGATAGCAGAATTCAAGGTTTTTGATGGGATGCCAGAGTGTCTCAGTGGTCTTAAAGATAAATTCAAGCTTGCTGTTGTTTCAGGCTCAGACAGACCAATTGTTCAGGATATTATTCAATCCGAATATCCGGGAATATTCAGGGAACTTGTTACAGCCGATGATGTACAGCGCGGAAAACCAGAACCAGATCCATATCTTAAAGCAATAGAAATGCTCGGGATTTCAAGCCATGAAGCGATCGTAATAGAAAATGCACCAATGGGAGTTGAATCTGCCAAAAAAGCAGGATTATGTTGTATGGCAGTACCCACATACCTTGATGCTGAAAAATTCCATCAGGCAGACATGGTTATTGAAAACCACACCCGCCTTGTAGAGTTCCTGAATGAACTGGAACCGTCTTATGACTGTTCACGGTCGGATTTATCAAAATCGTAATTGCACTTAATTCCACTCTCATCGGAACACAGGTTACATGAAACACATTTTGCGACCTCAATATCACCATTTTTGAACTTTGACACAAGGTCAGGTTCACAAATGAGAGGTCTGCAAAGTGACACCATATCGGCATATCCGTCAGTTAATAGCTGTTCTATGACATACTTTGAGCGTATACCGCCTACAACCATTACAGGAACATCAACCGCTTCCTTTATCATTTTAGAATAGCCCCTGTAATATGCTTCTGCATCAGCAGTGTTTATTTTGGTTCTGAACATCTGCTGCCCGGCTTCTACAATTCCACCGCTGACCTCTATTGCACAGACACCATTTGAGGCAAGGATCTTTGCTATCTCTACACATTCCGGTGCATCAAGAACATTTTTTGTACCCTCAGGGAAACCATCGGTTGCATTAAGCTTGACAAGTATCGGGAACTCATCACCTATCATCTCATGTATCCTGTCAATGATATCAAGGATAACCTGAGTTCTTTTCTCAGTTGAACCTCCCCACCTGTCCTTTCGCCTGTTTGTGTACGGAGAAATAAAATTACTGAGCAGGAAACCATGAGCTGCATGCAACTGAACTCCGTCAAAACCTGCTTCCTTTGCTCTTCTTGCTGCGTTGGCAAAGTCCTCTATGGTCTGAAGCACTTCTTCCTCGGTCATTTCCTCAGGAGTAGTACCATTCCTCTTGTTTGTAACAGCAGATGGTGCCAGTATCACAGGATTGTCGGCGGTCATCATTGTCTGCCTGCCACCGTGAACTATCTGGACAACTATCTTGCTTTCATACTCATGAACTCTTGAGACTATCTTCCTGTAAGGTTCTATGAATTTGTCATCATAGATTCCCTGCTGAAGGTTGTCACTTTTCCCATTAGGATTCACATATGCATATCCGGTTATTATAAGCCCGACTTCTCCACGTGCAAGCTCTTCATACATATCACCAATCCTGTCGGTCGGTGTGCCATCTGACTCTGCCATCCACTCATGGGTAGCGGAACGTACAAAACGATTAGGAACTTCCATATTCCCCAGCATAATAGGTTCGAACAACATGCATTAATATTGATAGCAGGAGCTTATATGCTTTTTCTTAGCTCAGGAACGCTGGTATTTCATTTCTTCAAGCTCTTCCTTCAATGATTCATTGTTGATCCTGTAGATCAGCATTGAAGTAAATATCAAAGCAAAAGCAAGCATGTTAACAGCAAGTGTCAACTGAAGTGAAGTTCCTTCAAGTCCACCGCCACTGCTTCCGTATGAAGAACTTCCGAACATCAGTGGATGTGCTGAACGCCATAACCTGATGGATAAGAAACTCAGTGGAACTGACATAAATCCAATAATTCCAAATACAGCCGCAAGACGTGCTCTCTTTTCAGGTTCCTCAAGTGCCTGACGAAGCATCAGGTAGGCGAGATAGATAAGGAAAAGTGCAAGTGAGGTTGTAAGCCTTGGCTCCCATATCCAGTACCAGCCCCATGTTGCTTTGGCCCATATAGAACCTGTTACAAGTACAAGGAATGCAAAAACCACACCTACCTCGGCGGCAGAATGGGCAACGATGTCCCATTTGCTGCTGTTTCCTTTAAGGTGCATTATACTGGCAATAAAAACAACAGTGAACGCAAGATATGATACCATTGCAATTGGCAGGTGGAAATAGAATATCTTGAAACTGCTGTCAAGTATCTCACCGGCATTCCCTTTCATCTGGGGCACATAGAAAAATATCATCCCGATGGCAATTAACATAACAGGAGCCGTGATAATTGCAAGTATCTTTTCTTTTTTCCCGTCAATGAGCATGATTGTTCCTCTGCCTAATTAAAACTCCTTGTTTAAATGCTTTTCATCCACTTTAAACGATTGTTTGAAACTATTGAAGAGATGAATAAATATAAAAAAATATAAAAAAATGCTATCAGTAAATGGAAGTAATACAAAACATAACAAAAGTATTAAATATAAAGATAATTTATCACAAACAAGTTACTAGATAGAAATAAAATTAAAACTTGTGATACTGCATTTTCAAGAGTCGGGTGTTTAAAATCCAAAAATACGCCGGAGATGCAAATAAACAGGTTGGAGTTAGAAAATATATCAGGAGCATTTATGATGAAAAAATCATTGGGCATTTTACTGGCAGGAATGCTATTAATCGGGGTAGTTGCAATTTCCGGGTGCACAGACACCAATATGGAAGTCGCAGATACAGAAGAAACGACAGCAACAAATGATGAATTGATTGCAGCAGTAGGAACACATGGCGGAGAACCAGAATCTGGTTTTAATCCAATAACAGGCTGGGGTTACAACCATGAACCATTAATCCAGAGCACTCTTTTTAAGAAAGATAGCAATGGAGATCTTATCAACGACCTTGCTACGGATTATACAGTTAGTGATGATGGAATCACATGGATTGTTACAATAAGAGATGATGTAAAATTCCATGATGGTGAAGCACTGAC from Methanolobus tindarius DSM 2278 harbors:
- a CDS encoding DUF2119 domain-containing protein; amino-acid sequence: MSYRILGEGKPVRLFVAGLHGEEWRDTSDILENIEAPQKGTLAVIPLVNNGTYISTLDDRYFSEIGIPIIEAVEELKPEVYIEIHSYSAENLEALTGVNRLKSIGVPAFSRLDHDVLLGSVAPYIRRKYFPQDALCLTFEIQKQNPISKEYARKIINQMKEFTSRDEFLTCMLERYPKQARKAIDDYKKFYGLSDDQI
- a CDS encoding SAM-dependent methyltransferase, which gives rise to MRLDTYLVETGLFKSRGRAKTAILNGSVRVDGTVIKKPSKDISADSEIDVDEGLDMPRGYFKLKRIQDATGVISPGDRVLDLGSSAGGFLMMASEIALSVKGVEFSRDFDYELGKVVNEKENVTVMFGDVFQIPLNEMSPEHVDVILSDMTLEPMDSLAALERVLPLLRDNGKLLQVIKMGKEKNSKPILAKVESLGVKILDVLESERQEIYIIAQKTAHNVRK
- a CDS encoding bile acid:sodium symporter family protein is translated as MIKKFTSLFPVWAILLSVVAFIYPSIFSPYKSAITPLLGVVMFGMGITLSANDFLLVLKRPKVIVLGTALQYILMPLLAFIISYLLNLPLEIMAGMVLLGACPGGTASNVICYLAKGDVALSITLTSVSTLLAFILTPALTWLYIGQAVPVAVGSMMLSIVKIVLVPVALGIILNTFFDKHIERFRHAFPALSVATIVFIIAIIIALNKDSILVAGKLVIVAVILHNGFGLASGYVLSKKLGLDEKDARTIAIEVGMQNSGLSVALAVKYFSALAGLPGALFSIWHNISGSFLAYRFSK
- a CDS encoding S-layer protein domain-containing protein, with product MKFLKNVSIVTILILTFFILMQNPVDAAVLTVSAENGNYSLIQDAINNANSGDTILVYPGTYHENVDVAKQLNIMSTDGAELTHVIAASADNHVFNVTADGVTIDGFYVSGFTGHSKAGIYLDSSNNTVTNVNAVNNTWGIYLDSCRNNIVTHNNVANNSYDGIIPYYSTNITLTNNIAANNKFGIRIYHSTNNTLTDNIATSNSYWGIILVDSNDNTLVNNTAKDNSDGIELSSSSDNILVNNRAVDNSEDGIYLFYTSNNNMLKGNIASNNANNGIKLYSSFYNKIVDNSVSNNGEYGIYVYSSLDNIIYNNFFKNTANYRIYEPLSYCPTINEWNVNKTAGTNIVGGPYLGGNYWARPDGKGFSQRCTDADGDGICDIRYSLYGSMYNIDYLPLASWSTGDVMPVASFSSNVTSGYTPLSVAFTDISINADAYEWDFGDGSISTDKNPIHVFTNVGTYSVSLTVFNGSKSDIAIQTITVNEPVSNLPVASFTTDVVEGTVPLTVEFTDTSANSPTAWCWDFDNDGIIDSTDQNPVYTFASIGSYDVTLKVTNSDGEGNSDVTTIAVYPQTHYTGNRIWDENAGQSTIYTWDARSFSGFFYDLDSGLSSETMTIHNINRSLGEGDIVYQTRPIETDFEHNDWGSCQLISFMAETYFAGYTDETEIDDVEKVSMLSSGQLSRILIDNDGQKTVNESSSLKLENGYSLNIVEVDEKGNSVYVVLSKGNINLDSAIVSSNDDYVYKVDLGDVDDVATIAVHLNGIFTDNGLSGVIIEGVFQISEDYLELYDGNTYGNMELTSISSDLIEMENEDSISLYRGGIINLMNNIYLIVADDYDLRFAPSLNISENETYELRGTVSEDDTLLTWTPLNFEGFYYDIDEGIQTETLELTDISGRNIDDGDLIYTSTPASIEFEHSDWGEFQIIGFMAEKYFAGYTDDTDIDGLDEVSLLSHGCLSKLLIDDDDSFLIYSDSSLILEENYVLDITEINTSTNEIFLSLTKDGEELDNGIVSSSSDYTYSLDIGNNTNVPLIAVHFKDIIVSGEKKGVFVEGSFQISDQFVTFRDGGSFNNMEITSYSAHSIVMKNEDSIFLSKGAVVNITDNIKLRVANSSTVRYYPFIVQGNSSIDNEVIIPEEDEESDAGSSTTTTSSSGGGSGGGGGTTGEEFENIAYKDVLSEFVSKGGVTSYEFNNELNAIEYINFEASRNWGKIFSTIEMLNGKSALVNENAPDTVYCNVNIWVGKSGFSSSDNIANSVVGFKVEKEWIKDYDIAETTIRLCRYSDDEWSYLDTQKIGEDDKYVHFEASTPGFSPFAIVGTSAEKVTVEDELKATKSTIDDTSDVNEVPAEQTSTIKNWIAIGSLSILLIGGIVGYSIFRKRI
- a CDS encoding HAD family hydrolase, whose translation is MLLPHGDDLLKAVIFDMDGVLVDSMSDHAEAVQHIFDEIGVEMDKQDIFEREGERTVDIVRFLLQKGSADASQFDISDIVERYIEEFNRIAEFKVFDGMPECLSGLKDKFKLAVVSGSDRPIVQDIIQSEYPGIFRELVTADDVQRGKPEPDPYLKAIEMLGISSHEAIVIENAPMGVESAKKAGLCCMAVPTYLDAEKFHQADMVIENHTRLVEFLNELEPSYDCSRSDLSKS
- a CDS encoding NADH:flavin oxidoreductase, which codes for MLFEPIMLGNMEVPNRFVRSATHEWMAESDGTPTDRIGDMYEELARGEVGLIITGYAYVNPNGKSDNLQQGIYDDKFIEPYRKIVSRVHEYESKIVVQIVHGGRQTMMTADNPVILAPSAVTNKRNGTTPEEMTEEEVLQTIEDFANAARRAKEAGFDGVQLHAAHGFLLSNFISPYTNRRKDRWGGSTEKRTQVILDIIDRIHEMIGDEFPILVKLNATDGFPEGTKNVLDAPECVEIAKILASNGVCAIEVSGGIVEAGQQMFRTKINTADAEAYYRGYSKMIKEAVDVPVMVVGGIRSKYVIEQLLTDGYADMVSLCRPLICEPDLVSKFKNGDIEVAKCVSCNLCSDESGIKCNYDFDKSDREQS
- a CDS encoding cytochrome c biogenesis protein, coding for MLIDGKKEKILAIITAPVMLIAIGMIFFYVPQMKGNAGEILDSSFKIFYFHLPIAMVSYLAFTVVFIASIMHLKGNSSKWDIVAHSAAEVGVVFAFLVLVTGSIWAKATWGWYWIWEPRLTTSLALFLIYLAYLMLRQALEEPEKRARLAAVFGIIGFMSVPLSFLSIRLWRSAHPLMFGSSSYGSSGGGLEGTSLQLTLAVNMLAFALIFTSMLIYRINNESLKEELEEMKYQRS